Proteins encoded within one genomic window of Bacteroidia bacterium:
- a CDS encoding SAM-dependent methyltransferase, with protein MSLEFYKKDTKTALEAKEYAQWIAFGPSVFQAARILRNSGILTAIEQSGKQGLSLEEVVEKTQMPLYGVRVLLEAGLGIGLVLLNDGKFTLTKTSFFILHDRLTVSNMDFSHDVNYLGMFDLEKSIYSGKPEGLKVFGEWKTVYEALAHLPKDIQKSWFAFDHFYSDDAFPAVLPEVFKNKPKYMADIGGNTGKWTLQSLGYDSEVRMAILDLPGQLNMAKANIAEKGLADRVDFFEINILDENQKIPKGFDAIWMSQFLDCFSEAEIVSILNRCYEALDEEGRVYILEPFWDRQRFPASAFCLQQTSLYFTAIANGNSQMYYSETFLKLVDRAGFEVVSQKDGLGVSHTLLTCKKR; from the coding sequence ATGTCGTTAGAATTTTATAAAAAAGACACCAAAACAGCGTTAGAGGCCAAGGAATATGCTCAGTGGATTGCCTTTGGTCCATCGGTATTTCAGGCTGCCAGAATATTAAGAAACTCGGGTATATTAACTGCCATAGAACAATCGGGAAAGCAAGGCTTAAGTTTAGAAGAAGTGGTAGAAAAGACCCAAATGCCTTTGTATGGAGTAAGAGTATTATTGGAAGCAGGTTTAGGGATAGGATTGGTATTGTTAAACGATGGAAAATTTACCTTAACCAAGACCTCCTTTTTTATCCTTCATGATAGGTTAACTGTATCGAACATGGATTTCTCACATGATGTGAACTATCTAGGCATGTTTGATTTGGAGAAATCGATTTACAGCGGAAAACCAGAAGGATTAAAAGTATTTGGGGAGTGGAAAACGGTTTATGAGGCCTTGGCGCATTTACCCAAGGACATTCAGAAATCGTGGTTTGCCTTTGATCATTTTTATTCGGATGATGCTTTTCCGGCTGTGTTACCGGAAGTGTTTAAGAACAAACCTAAGTATATGGCAGATATTGGAGGGAATACCGGGAAATGGACCTTGCAAAGTTTAGGCTATGATTCGGAGGTTAGAATGGCCATATTGGATTTGCCCGGTCAATTGAACATGGCAAAGGCTAACATCGCAGAGAAGGGATTGGCAGACCGGGTTGATTTTTTTGAGATCAACATTTTGGATGAGAATCAAAAAATACCGAAAGGCTTTGATGCTATTTGGATGAGTCAGTTTTTAGATTGTTTTTCGGAGGCAGAAATTGTTTCGATTTTGAACCGTTGTTATGAGGCATTGGATGAGGAAGGCCGGGTTTACATATTAGAGCCATTTTGGGATAGGCAGCGTTTTCCGGCATCGGCTTTTTGTTTGCAGCAAACCTCCTTGTATTTTACAGCAATAGCCAATGGAAACAGCCAGATGTACTATTCCGAAACATTTTTAAAATTGGTTGACAGGGCCGGATTTGAGGTAGTATCGCAGAAAGATGGATTAGGCGTAAGCCATACATTATTGACTTGTAAGAAA